The Ficedula albicollis isolate OC2 unplaced genomic scaffold, FicAlb1.5 N00739, whole genome shotgun sequence genome segment GCCCCCGCACCGCTGCCAGAGCCCCCCGTACCGGCACTCGGAGCCCCCcgtggggcaggacaggggtCTCTCAGCCCGGGACACTCCCCAGCCCCAAAGGGCGGCAGAAGGGGCTGGCACATGGGTGACAGCAGCCGCGGTGCCTCATCCCCAGCTGGCAGCGGCCAAGAACGGGGGGTGGGTGTCAcccagtggggcagggagggtTGGGGCAGCCTGGAATGGcgctggggacaagggacaggggacaggggaccAGGGCCAGGCAGGACTCCCAGGGGTGAGGCAGAGCACCCAGAcagggacactctggggacaccagggaacCCCAAGGGACCTGTGTCCCGGGGTGCTGTGCGCAGGGCTTCCCGGGAGCCGCAGGTGACACACCTGGTGCAGGTAGATGGCGTGAAGGCTCATCTCGGCCGAGGCCACCTCGGCCAGCAGCGCCGAGCGGCTCaggctgcggggggggggggggggggggggggggggggggggggggggggggggggggggggggggggggggggggggggggggggggggggggggggggggggggggggggggggggggggggggggggggggggggggggggggggggggggggggggggggggggggggggggggggggggggggggggggggggggggggggggggggggggggggggggggggggggggggggggggggggggggggggggggggggggggggggggggggggggggggggggggggggggggggggggggggggggggggggggggggggggggggggggggggggggggggggggggggggggggggggggggggggggggggggggggggggggggggggggggggggggggggggggggggggggggggggggggggggggggggggggggggggggggggggggggggggggggggggggggggggggggggggggggggggggggggggggggggggggggggggggggggggggggggggggggggggggggggggggggggggggggggggggggggggggggggggggggggggggggggggggggggggggggggggggggggggggggggggggggggggggggggggggggggggggggggggggggggggggggggggggggggggggggggggggggggggggggggggggggggggggggggggggggggggggggggggggggggggggggggggggggggggggggggggggggggggggggggggggggggggggggggggggggggggggggggggggggggggggggggggggggggggggggggggggggggggggggggggggggggggggggggggggggggggggggggggggggggggggggggggggggggggggggggggggggggggggggggggggggggggggggggggggggggggggggggggggggggggggggggggggggggggggggggggggggggggggggggggggggggggggggggggggggggggggggggggggggggggggggggggggggggggggggggggggggggggggggggggggggggggggggggggggggggggggggggggggggggggggggggggggggggggggggggggggggggggggggggggggggggggggggggggggggggggggggggggggggggggggggggggggggggggggggggggggggggggggggggggggggggggggggggggggggggggggggggggggggggggggggggggggggggggggggggggggggggggggggggggggggggggggggggggggggggggggggggggggggggggggggggggggggggggggggggggggggggggggggggggggggggggggggggggggggggggggggggggggggggggggggggggggggggggggggggggggggggggggggggggggggggggggggggggggggggggggggggggggggggggggggggggggggggggggggggggggggggggggggggggggggggggggggggggggggggggggggggggggggggggggggggggggggggggggggggggggggggggggggggggggggggggggggggggggggggggggggggggggggggggggggggggggggggggggggggggggggggggggggggggggggggggggggggggggggggggggggggggggggggggggggggggggggggggggggggggggggggggggggggggggggggggggggggggggggggggggggggggggggggggggggggggggggggggggggggggggggggggggggggggggggggggggggggggggggggggggggggggggggggggggggggggggggggggggggggggggggggggggggggggggggggggggggggggggggggggggggggggggggggggggggggggggggggggggggggggggggggggggggggggggggggggggggggggggggcctccaGGATGAAACCCTGCGGGGGGGGGCAGTGGGATCTGGGGGTGCCCCGGGGCGGGGGTCCCAGATTCGGAAGTCCTGGGCGGGGTATCAGGGTAGGGGTATCAGGGCAGTAAATCCTGGGGAGGGGCAGCGCTGCCCCGGGGTGCGGGGATCTCTTGGGGGGGATTCCAAAGCAGGAGGTTCCCGGGATGGGGGTGCCTCAGGAGTGCAGAGCCTCGGTGCAGGAGGGTCCCAGTgtgggggatcccagggaatgggatcCTGGCACAGGAAGCTCCCAGCCCGCGgggtcctggggctggggggtcccagggcagggactgggacagggagtcccagggcagtgggCTCTTGGTGCAGGGGGTCCCAGTGCTGAGGGGTCCAGGCTGGGGATCCTGATGCGGGgagtcccagggctgggaagtcCCAGGATGGGGAGCTCCCAGTCTGTGGGCTCCTGGGTTTGGAGAGAGGATGGTGCCAGGGGAGGGGGTCCTGGGGAGGTGGGTCTGGGGGCTGCACCCACCGCCTTGTACTGGAAGAGCTGCGCCATCTCTGCTCGCGTCTCGGCGCGGCCGGCGCGGCCCTGCCAGTGCTCGGGCAGGTAGTGCACGTGTGCCAGGACgcgctgcagcagctgctccggGCACCACACCGCGTGCTCGTCCGGGATGAAGGACCTGGAGCGGCACAGGCGGGGTCCCACCTCAGCCCCCGCTGCCCACCCGGCCCTGCACGGCACggcacagcacacagcctggCCCACCCCCCtgccgccgggggggggggggggggggggggggggggggggggggggggggggggggggggggggggggggggggggggggggggggggggggggggggggggggggggggggggggggggggggccaccccCTGGCCGCCGTGACCACCAACCCGGCACCCACCTGGCCACGGTGACCACGAGCCCCAGCAGCGTGATGGCGGTCAGGATGTGCTGCACCGTCAGCACGTCCTCGTCGTACACGGTGAGCACGATGAGCACGGCCAGCACGGAGCCGGCGAAGAAGCCGACGTGGCGAGCCAGCACGGCCAGCAGCGGGCTGCTGAACGAGTCCATGTACTTGGTGGCCGGCGCGTGGCCGCGGCCCAGCCGCGCCCGCAGCTCGTGGCCCAGCTCGTTGAAGTGGCGCAGGTAGTGGCGCGCGTAGAGCGACCAGCGGCGAGCGCCCAGGCTGCCCGGCGCCCGCTTCAGCCCCTCGGCGTAGCTCTTGTTGACCATGGCCACGGTGTAGTTGCGGAAGCGCAGGATGCGGTGGTGGATGTCGAGCTCGGTCAGCTCGCGGCGCGGCACGCAcaggggcggggggggggggggggggggggggggggggggggggggggggggggggggggggggggggggggggggggggggggggggggggggggggggggggggggggggggggggggggggggggggggggggggggggggggggggggtgctggcCCGGCTGCGGCGCCCCCAcggcccggccccggccccggcccctcACCGCGGGGATGCCGAGCGCGCGGATGTAGAAGCTCCGGATCTCCCAGTAGCCCACGAGGCGCCGGAGCGCCGTGACCAGGCGGCACAGCCACACCGCGCCcgccagcaccagcaggaacagcagccagCCGCTGCCACGGAGCCTGCGGGGACACGGGTGTCACCAGCGCCACCAACCCCCCCCGTGGCCACCGgccagccggggggggggggggggggggggggccccccgtGGCCACCGGCCAGCCACCGCCACGGAGCATGCCGAGGAGACgcaggtgtccccagtgccgCTGGGACCCCCCATAGCCACACCAGGGCCAGCAGAACCAGAAGCCACCTGCTGACATGAAGCCCGTGGGGACACAAGTGTCAGCAGTGCCAACAAGCCCTTCACAGCAGCCACCCACTGCCCTGGAGCCTGCAGAAACACAggtgtcaccagtgccaccagctgccTCACGGCCATCTGGTGTGTCAGAGACCGCTGGGGACACACAtcacccacagcaccagcaccagtgGCACCCTGAGCCGCACAAAGCCACGCCAGTGGCGCTGGGACCTCGGCGCGGCCACACAGGCAGCAGTAACCACGCGCTGCCACTGACCCTCTGGGGACACATGTGTCACCCAGAGCAGCgagagccctgcacagctcccgCAGTGCCCCCAGCGTCCCCagggtccccagtgtcccccagtgtccccagtgtcccccagcatccccagcgTCCCCAGcgtcccccagtgtccccagtgtccccagcatccccagcatccccagtgtccccagcatccccagggtccccagtgtccccaatgtccccagcGTCCCCCAGcgtcccccgtgtccccagcacccccagtgtccccaatgtccccagtgtccccagtgtccccaggggggggggggggggggggggggggggggggggggggggggggggggggggggggggggggggggggggggggggggggggggggggggggggggggggggggggggggggggggggggggggggggggggggggggggggggggggggggggggggggggggggggggggggggggggggggggggggggggggggggggggggggggggggggggggggggggggggggggggggggggggggggggggggggggggggggggggggggggggggggggggggggggggggggggggggggggggggggggggggggggggggggggggggggggggggggggggggggggggggggggggggggggggggggggggggggggggggggggggggggggggggggggggggggggggggggggggggggggggggggggggggggggggggggggggggggggggggggggggggggggggggggggggggggggggggggggggggggggggggggggggggggggccccactgtccccagcgtccccagcctccccagcatccccagcgTCCCCAGcgtccccagtgtccccagtgtccccagcgtCCCCGCCCACCTGCGGGCGCACTGCGGCGCGGGCAGCACGGCGTCGGGCAGCGTCACCTTGGCGCGCTCGGGGACGTGGCTGTGGTTCAGGGGGCGCGTGGCGAACAGGACGTCATAGTCCACGCAGCACAGCAGGAACGTGCTGAAGGTGACGACGAACAGGAACTGCCTGGGGGGACGGGGGGTCAGCGGGACCCCCGAGTCACAGCCGTGTGGCACCGCACGGGGACAACGCGGGGTCACTTACAGCAGCTCGAGGACGTCCGAGAGC includes the following:
- the LOC101808655 gene encoding autophagy-related protein 9A-like, with the translated sequence MAAAGAHAARQVMEQGEEHREHREYRRLEECEEDSPPGEEEEEQLLLHVTEGPTDSWHHIKDLDSFFTKIYQFHQRNGFACVLLSDVLELLQFLFVVTFSTFLLCCVDYDVLFATRPLNHSHVPERAKVTLPDAVLPAPQCARRLRGSGWLLFLLVLAGAVWLCRLVTALRRLVGYWEIRSFYIRALGIPAVRGRGRGRAVGAPQPLCVPRRELTELDIHHRILRFRNYTVAMVNKSYAEGLKRAPGSLGARRWSLYARHYLRHFNELGHELRARLGRGHAPATKYMDSFSSPLLAVLARHVGFFAGSVLAVLIVLTVYDEDVLTVQHILTAITLLGLVVTVARSFIPDEHAVWCPEQLLQRVLAHVHYLPEHWQGRAGRAETRAEMAQLFQYKAVGAAPRPTSPGPPPLAPSSLQTQEPTDWELPILGLPSPGTPRIRIPSLDPSALGPPAPRAHCPGTPCPSPCPGTPQPQDPAGWELPVPGSHSLGSPTLGPSCTEALHSRSLSRSALLAEVASAEMSLHAIYLHQLHQQQQQGPGPQPAGAPRHPFVTTGSAARASQLREMPLGGWAEEEEEEEEETMT